CCGGGCAGTGCGCAACTGACATTGACCTGCTGGTTTGTCGGGCTGGCTCTCGGGCAATTCTGCCTCGGCCCGCTTTCCGACCGTTTCGGGCGGCTGAGACCCCTCCAGATCGGGCTGTGTGTCTATATCGTCGCAACGATTATTCTCGCAATGACGCATCATTACGGGGCGTTCTGCCTGATGCGCTTCATTTCCGCGCTGGGCGGCGCGATATGCAGCGTGGCACCCCGCGCCATTGTCAGAGATGTCGCGACCGGCCGGGAGGCCGTGAAGCTGATGTCGCAACTGACCCTCGTTTTCGGGGTCGGGCCGATATTGGCGCCCAGTCTCGGCAGCCTCCTTCTGGCCCTCGGCCATTGGCGGCTGATTTTCTGGGCCTGCGTCATCGCAGCGTCACTCCTGCTGCTGGGATCCTTCTACATAATGCGCGAAACCCTCCCGCCGGAACGCCGCTTTGCGATCATGCCGTCGGAAGTGCTGCAACGCTATCTGTCCCTATTGCGGGAGCCGGTTTTCCTCTCCACGACATTGCTGACAAGTTTCTGCAGCTTTGTCATGTTCGCCTATCTCGCCAATGCACCGCAATTATTTGAGCATATATTGGCCTTCACCCCGCGGGAATTCGCGATTTTCTTCGGCGTCAATGCGGGGGGCTTCATTCTTGCAACCCAGATTAACGGGCGGCTGGCCCGGCGCTTCAGTTATGTCCGCGTCATGGAGGCGGGTATCTTCCTCTGCCTTTTCAGCGCCCTGGCCCTTCTCGCCGCGAGTGAAAGCCATCTGGTCGGGACGCATAATCCCTGGCCTGTCTGCGTCACATTGGTGGCCACCACTTTCTTCCTCGGATTTATCAGTCCCAATGCAGGCGTGATGGCTTTGGCGCATCACGGGCATCAGGCGGGCGCGGCTGCAGCCCTGCTGGGCACGCTCAATTTTGGTCTCGGTGGGAGTAGCGGGATCCTCATGGCTTTTCTCAATCCCCAGAAAGTATCCTCCACAGCGATTGGCATGCTGGTCGGCGTCACCGCAATCCTGCTTTGTGACGTCGTGCGGCGGCGCGCCCTCAAGGTCAATCCGCTGCCAATGCATGAAATTTAGGCCCCATCTTGATGCCGGGGCACCGACGTCAGATCTTAAATGAGGTCTGCCCCAGGCAATATGATTGTCCCTCAAAATCAGGATCACAATCATGATCAGACTCGTCTCAAAACTTCTTGCCCTGACGGCCGCTTTTTACGCGGCCATCATCGGGTATTTCTACATGAAGCAGAGCACATTTGTTTTTCCAGCCTCCCATGATGCTTTGTCGGACCCGGTGGCTGTCGGCCCGGATTTCCGGCAGGATAAGCTCGTGACCTCTGATGGGCTGGAACTTGCAGCCTGGTATCACCCACCGCGTGACCATGGGCCGGTCATACTTTATTTTCACGGTAATGCCGGGACGTTGGTCAGGCGCTCAGACCGTTTTGCGACTTTCGCGAAAATGGGATACGGCGTCTTCGCGCCGGAATATCGCGGTTACGCCACAAATCCGGGCAAACCTTCCGAGGTCAAACTCGCCTCTGACGCGGTCTCCGCCTATGGCCACCTTCGGGAGAAGGGCGTCAAATCCGCGAATATCGTGGTTGTCGGAGAATCTCTGGGCACTTATCTCGCCACGTATGTCGCCGCGCACTGCCCGGTCGGCGCATTAACGCTCGACTCGCCTTTTACCAGTGTGGCGGATGTCGGGGCGGAGCGCTTTCCCTTTCTGCCCGTGCGCACACTCATCACGGACCGCATGGAAACGCAGGGCCTGATCGGGCGTGTCAATGCGCCGCTTCTGGTAATGTACAGCGTGCAGGACAGGACAGTGCCGCCATCGCAGGCTCAACAGGTTTTCAGGTCCGCCAACGGGTCAAAACATCTTTTTGTCGCGCGCAGGGGCGGCCACTCCTCCGTATTGGAAAATGGCGGTTTCGACGCGATGAAAAATTTCATCGCCGCGCTGAACCCGTGAATATGGAAGATCTGCGCCATCCCATTGAAATCGATTTTACATCGCACCTATATCGTCGAGTTTACCGCTGCACCGCCTCCAATGATGGTAAAATGACGATGCGCGATGTAGTGTCTTGCCATATCGGTTATCTTGCGCGTTAAAAGCCCGAAACATGGATGAATGATCATCAACAGGGCGCGTCGCAAAGGGAGGGGTTATGACGGTGGAAATCAGGGTTCCGGTCTTGGGAGAGAGCGTCGTTTCCGCGACTGTCACGCGGTGGCTCAAACAACCCGGTGACACCGTCATGCGTGACGAACCGATTGCTGAGCTGGAAACGGACAAGATCAGCATTGACGTGCCTGCGCCTTGCGGCGGCGTCCTTAAAACCGTCAGCGTTGCAGCCGGCGATGATGTGCAGGTCGGCGCCATACTGGGCCATATGGAAGGGCAGGACGGGCTGAGCCTCTCGCCGCGCTCGCAGCAGGCGCAAAACGGCACGGAAAAAGCGTCAACGGCTCATGCTGCGCCGCCATCGCATTCTGAATCGACCGGTGACGCAGGGCGCCCTCCGGCGGGCAAAGCCCCCCTCCCGGCGGCTGAGAAAATGATGAAAGCCCATGACGTTGCGGCCGAGGCTGTGGATACAGGCACTGGCAAAGATGGCCGTATCACCAAAGCGGACGTCATATCCCATCTGGACAAGACACAAGGGCAGATTTCGCCCGCGCAGTCATCGAACGCTGTGCCGCAGGCAGCGTCTCTGCCGCGCGCTGAGGCTGTTTCGAGACCCGTTGAAATCGACGTCACGCCCGTCAGAGACCCGGTGATGGGCCGCGAGGAGCGCGTGCCAATGAGTCGGCTGCGCCAGACCATCGCACGCCGCTTGAAAGACGCGCAGAATACCGCCGCGATATTGACAACTTTCAATGAAATCGACATGAGCGTCGCGCGTGACCTTCGTGACACTTACCGTGGAACATTTGAGAAGAAGCACGGCGTCAAACTGGGTTATATGTCGTTCTTCGCACGTGCGGTGATCAAGGCGCTTGAAACCTTCCCGGTCTTGAATGCCGAGATCGTGGGTAACGACATTATCTACCGTCAGGATATTAATCTCGGGATTGCGGTCGGGAGTAAACGCGGCCTGGTTGTGCCGGTGATCCGCCATGCCAATGAGCTTGGCTTTGCCGAGCTTGAACGCAAAATTAAGGATTACGGCCAGAGGGCGCGCGACGGTAATCTCAAACTTCATGAATTGGCGGAGGGCACATTCACCATCACAAATGGTGGCGTTTTCGGCTCCCTCCTCTCCACGCCAATCCTCAACACCCCGCAATCGGGCATTCTTGGTATGCACGTCATTCAGGACCGCCCCATCGCCGTCAACGGGCAGGTTGTCATCCGGCCCATGATGAATGTCGCACTCTCTTATGATCATCGCATCGTTGACGGGCGTGAGGCGGTGAGTTTCCTCGTGCGGGTCAAGGAGCTGGTTGAGGATCCGCATTGTCTGTTGCTGGATATCTGACCGATGGCGCGCGTTCAGGAAAAAGGCACCGAAGCGGACGTCAAAAAACCGTCCGCGACCACCCCGGGCCTTCATGAGGAATTTGATGTTACTGTGATTGGCGCGGGGCCGGGTGGATATATCTGCGCCGTCCGTGCCGCGCAGCTCGGCCTCAAAGTATTATGCGTGGATAAACGCAAGGAGGCAGGCGGGACATGCCTCAATGTCGGGTGCATTCCCTCCAAAGCGCTGCTCCACGCGACGGAACGCCTTGTTGAAGCGCGCGATCTTTTCCCCAGAATGGGCATTCAATGTGGCGAGGTCAAAGCTGATCTCGCCGCGATGATGGCGAATAAGGACCGCATCGTTTCGGAAACCGTCAAAGGCGTCGCTTTCCTGTTCAAGAAATATCAGGTGACGTTCCGGACCGGCCACGCCTCCATCAAATCGCCGGATTGCATTGTCCTTGACGGGGAGGAGGTTCGCACAAAGCGGATCGTGATCGCCACGGGTAGTGCGCCCGCCACGCTTGGCGGCATTGAGATTGATGAGAAACAGATCGTCACCTCCACGGGCGCGCTGAAGCTCCCTCACGTGCCACGTCACCTCATTATCGTTGGCGCAGGCGTGATCGGGCTGGAACTGGGCAGTGTGTGGCGCCGTCTCGGCGCGGACGTCACCATCGTCGAATTTGCGGATCATATCGCGCCGGGTTTTGACCGGGATATGTCCAAGCAACTGGCGCGCAGCCTGCAAAAGCTCGGCATTAATTTCCGCCTCAATACCAAGGTCACGCAGGTGGATAAACGCGCGGATGGGCTTACCGTCCGCGTCAGCCCTTCAGACGCCACGGGCGCGGAGGGGGAGGAGGCGCTCTCATGCGACACGCTGCTCGTCGCGACGGGTCGTCGGCCCGTCACCGAGGGACTCGGCCTTGAGGCGTTGGATATCAAGCGTGATCAACGCGGGCACATCATTATTGACGAGAATTTCAACACATCCTGCCCCGGCATTTACGCCATCGGCGATGTTGTCCCTGGCCCCATGCTGGCTCATAAGGCGGAGGAAGAAGGTTACGCCCTGGCCAACCATCTGGCCGGTCATCCCCACCATATCCGGCGCGACCTGATCCCGGGCGTGATCTATACGCACCCGGAAGTCGCCATGGTTGGCGCGACAGAGGAAAGTTTAAAAGCGCAGAACGCCACTTATCGCGTCGGGACTTATCCATTTATGGCGAATGGCCGTGCGCGCGCCAATTGCGACACGGAGGGCAGTGTCAAAATCCTGACATGTGAGCGGACAGACACATTGCTCGGCATCCACATTATCGGCCCGTCTGCGGGCGAACTCATTGCGGAACCGGCTTTGGCCATGAATTTCGGGGCCAGCGCCGAGGATATCGCCCTCTCCTGCCACGCGCACCCGACTTTGTCGGAAGCGGTGAAGGAAGCCGCCCTCGCCGCTTTTGATCGCCCTCTGAACCTGTAGGCGCCTGAATGGGACTTCAGACTTCGAGGAAGGCGCGGCGCGGACACCACGCTTTTGCCTCTGACATGCTCGAACCAGGCGTGGACGGGCAGCCCCGAGGCTGCCCGATTTCCTCATCCATCAATCGGCGCGGAGAAGGCGCTCGCAACGAGTTCCTTCTGCTGGCGCTCATGCTCCTTCAATAACCCTGTCGCCGGAGAGGCACTGGGGAGACGCCCGTTATAAATGGGGCGCGGCGCATTATACCCGACACCATTTGCTGCCGACTCAATGTAGCGATCAACGAAGTGCCAGGCGCCACTATTCTGCGACTCTTCCTGACACCAGACGATGCGCGCATGGGGGTATGGCGCGAGCGCTTCCGCCAGCCTGTTTGTGGGGAAGGGGTAAAGCTGCTCAACGCGCACCAGCACCGCGTCCTTGACCTCATTTTCATCCCGATAAGCGGCGAGGTCGTAATAAATTTTCCCACTACAGAGAATGACGCGTTTGACGTCCGCAGCCTTAACATCGCGCGGCTCATCCTTGATGACCGTCCTGAAACGCTGGCGCGCTGAGAAATCGGCCGCAGAGGAAACGACATTTTTATGCCGCAAAAGGGATTTCGGCGTGAAGACGATCAGCGGCTTGCGGCATGGCCGGATGATCTGCCGCCGCAGCGCATGGAAGTAATTGGCCGGCGTGGAGGGCACGCAGACGCGCAGATTATTTTCAGCGCAGAGTTGAAGATATCTTTCAATCCGCGCCGATGAATGTTCCGGCCCCTGCCCCTCATAGCCATGCGGCAAAAGCAGCACCAGCCCGGAGCTGCGCAGCCATTTGACCTCACCCGAGGCGATGAACTGGTCAATAATAACCTGTGCCCCGTTGGCGAAATCCCCGAACTGCGCCTCCCACAGGACAAGCGAGTCCGGCGCCGCCAAAGTGTAGCCATATTCAAAGCCCAGCACGCCGAATTCGGACAAGAGGGAATTATAGATTTCGATGCGCGCCTGCTCGCCCCCGATATGGTTGAGGGAAACATATTCCTCTTGATTGAGCTGGTCGATCAGCACAGCGTGACGCTGGCTGAATGTGCCGCGCTGGCAATCCTCTCCCGAGAGTCGTACAGGATGGCCTTCCAGCAGGAGAGAGCCGAATGCCAGGGCTTCCCCCGTGGCCCAATCGAAACCCTCACCACTTTCAAAAGCCTTACGGCGCGCGTCGAAGAAGCGCTTGAGACGCGGATGCATTGAAAACCCGTCCGGCACACGCGTCAGGACCGCGCCGATTGATTTCAGCGTTTTGGCGGAAATCCCGGTGACAGGTTGCTCCCGCAACGGCGTGTCGGAGAGGCGCGTCGGGTCCTGACGGCAATCGAGCCAATCTTCCCGACGGGGTGTGTAACTTTTCGCCGCTTCATATTCCCGATCCATCCTCGTGAAGAAGTCGGACAAAGTACGGTCGGCTTCTTCCTGCGTGACGACGCGCTCACGCACGAGGCGCTTCGCGTAGAGTGCCCGCGTCGTTTCACGCGCGGCAATCGCCTTATACATGGTCGGCTGTGTGAAGGCAGGTTCATCACCTTCATTATGGCCGTGACGTCGGTAGGTCACGAGGTCAATCACGATATCGCTGGCAAATTGCGTGCGGAAATCCGCCGCGAGGCGGGCGCAGTAAGCCGCTGCTTCCGGCTCATCCCCATTGACGTGCAAAATCGGCGCCTGCACCGATTTGGCGATATCCGTGCAATAAAGGCCCGAATAAGCATGGGCGGACATCGTCGTAAAACCGATCTGGTTATTGATGACGAGATGAACAGTGCCACCCGTGCGATAACCGACCAGCTCCGACATGGCCATCGTCTCATATACAACGCCCTGACCGGCAAAGGCCGCATCGCCATGGATCTGAATGGCAAGATGGGCGACGCGGCTTTCGCGCCCGACACAGCCATCGAGATCCTGCAAGGCGCGCACGCGTCCGACAACGACCGGATTGACCGCTTCAAGGTGTGAGGGGTTCGGCAGGAGTGTGACGCGCATATCGCGCCCTTGAACCTGCAATGTCGCCGCCGTGCCGAGATGATATTTCACATCGCCGGAACCCTGCACATCCTGCGGTTTAAATGACCCGCCCGCAAATTCCGAGAAGATGGCCGCAAACGGCTTTTGCACGACATTCGCCATGACATTGAGGCGACCACGATGCGCCATCCCCAATGAGACGGAGCGCGTGCCATGAATAGAGGCGCGGGCCATCAAACCATGCAGGACCGGAATTGTGACTTCACTCCCTTCCAGCCCGAAACGCTTCGTGCCGCTATATCGTCGGTGGCAAAAGCTTTCGAACCCCTCAGCGGCGGTGAGCTGGGATAATATTTCCTGCTTTTGTGCAGCACTGAAGAGATGACGCCAGTTATCCGCCTCAATGCGGCTCTGCAACCATTGGCGTTTCTCAGGGTCCTGAATATGCATATATTCAAACCCGATCGGCCCGCAATAAGTCTCACGCAAGGCGGCGAGGAGGACATGCATGGTGGGCGCAGGCGTGTCCGGCAGGAGATCTTCCGCGAAATGCCCGAGATAAATCGGCCGCTCCATCTCGGCCGCCGTAAACCCGTATGAGGCGGGATCAAGATCAGCATGGATGGGGGCTGTTTTCAGATTGAGCGGGTCAAGAACCGCCTGGAAGTGCCCACGAACACGATAGGCGCGAATCAGCTCCATCGCGCGGATACTGTCCCGGGCGGCGCTGATAAGCGCACCATCGGGTGAAGCCGGGGCAGCTTCCCGCGCTTTCACGACTTCCTCATCCAGAAGGGAGGGCTTCTCTGCCCAGTCCGGCAGAGCATCCCACAACGTATCCGCACGGGCGGGACGCGCCATGGATGGTGCGGCGTCGCCATGATCCTTGGCAATATTTTCAGCCTTGCCGCCCGCCAAAGCGCCGAAGAGGGGGACGAAGGAAGGATCGACACTCGCGGGATCTGTCAGCCAGCGATTATGTAAATCCGCAAGATAGGATGCATTCGCACCATTAAGCGCATCGGGTATAAACCCATCCCTACCCATTTGAGTCAGCCCTCCCTGGCTGTTTTAACCGTCATTCCGGCAGGTCCCGAAAGGTCCCCGCCCGTTATCGCCTTTATTGTAACACGTGGTCGTTGCAAGACCACCGCGCGATACCATAATGCTTCACAGTAACGTAACGTATTTTTTGGGATTTGCGCCTGAGGTCAAGCGATAAAAGCCCCCCTCGACCTCATCATCCCGTGACTGAACGTCAAGCCCTCTCCCCTGAGGGTGACATCTTCGGATGGGACACATGCAGTTATGCACGGTGCGACGATGGGCCATAACGCCGAAATAGATGGCAAGGCGCGCAAAAGCCCGTTATGAATCGCGCCGACATTATCTCTGAGCCCTCATCAAGGGCCTGCCATTTTGACGTTGGGAAGTCGGCCGAGGTCGACCCAGGAAACAGGTTTAAGATCATGACATATAAAGTCGCGGTCGTCGGTGCGACCGGCGCGGTCGGGCGGGAATTGCTTCGTATCCTCGCTGAGCGCGATTTTCCGGCGTCGGAAGTCGCCGCACTCGCCTCCGCGCGCTCCGCGGGGCAGAAAGTCTCATTCGGGGATAAAAAGATCCTCACCGTTCAAAACCTTGAAACGTTCGACTTTACCGATTGGGATATCGCGCTCTTCTCCCCCGGCGCCGCCATCTCCGCCCTTCATGCCCCGCGCGCGGCGGCGGCTGGCTGCATCGTGATCGACAACACGTCACATTTCCGCATGGAGCCGGATGTGCCGCTGGTCGTGCCCGAGGTGAATCCCGAGGCACTCAGGAAAGCCCGCCGCAACATCATCGCAAACCCGAATTGCTCGACAGCCCAGTTGGTGCTCGCGCTGAAACCGCTGCATGATCTGTTCAGAATTCAACGCGTCGTCGTCTCGACCTACCAGGCTGTGTCCGGCGCGGGCAAGGAAGGAATGGATGAGCTGTTCGCGCAGACCAAAGGCAGCTTTGTCGGCGACGCACCGCGCATCAGCCAGTTCACGAAGCAGATCGCCTTCAATGTCATCCCACATATTGATAAATTCATGCCGGATGGCGCGACGAAGGAAGAATGGAAAATGGCGGTCGAGACGCGCAAAATTCTCGACCCGGATATCCGGTTGACGGCGACCTGCGTGCGCGTGCCGGTATTTATCGGCCATTCTGAAGCGGTGAATATCGCGTTCGAAAGTAAAATCGATCTTAAAGCCGCGCGGGAGGCCCTGCGCGCCGCTCCCGGGATTATCCTCCGTGATGAGCGGGAGGATGGCGGTTACGTCACGCCGATTGAATGTGTGGGGGAGGACGCGACTTATATTTCGCGCCTTCGTATCGATGAGACGGTTGAAAACGGGCTGGCGCTCTGGTGCGTCTCAGATAATCTGCGGAAAGGCGCGGCCTTGAATGCCGTTCAGATTGCTGAAACCCTCATATCGATGGGTCTTGTGCACCATTCATGATTGGCCATGTGCGCAACCGGTCAAATCATCACGCGGAGCCCCATTCAGAGGTCGTGGCCCCGTGAGCGGGGCGGGTGCCGCGCCTGGCCGTCTCAACAACGATGCGTCATCGTTAGCGTAACACCTGCCCTCTCGTGACTTGCCTAATGTTCAGGTCAATGCAAGATATTCGTCATGGAGACATTAGCGCGACTTGAAGACGATTTTCCACCGACCCATCGCGTCGGGTTGCTGCTCATCAATCTCGGCACACCTGATGGGACAGGATATTTTGCCGTCAGGCGCTATCTGCGTGAATTTCTCTCCGATCGCCGCGTGATCGAGGCGCCAGCGGCCATCTGGCAACCTTTGCTCCATGGCATCATCCTGCCGCGACGGCCCTTCAAAAGTGGCGCGGCCTATAAACGCATCTGGGACAAGGCGCAGGATGCAAGCCCGCTGCGTGTCATCAGCGCCGCGCAGGTGCAGAAGGTCGCGGCAAGATTGGGGCCGGATGTCGCCGTTTCAGGCGCCATGCGCTATGGCACACCATCGATAAGCCAGGGCGTCGACGCCCTCCTGAAGGCCGGGTGCGTGCGTATTGTCGCTTTCCCGCTTTATCCGCAATATAGCGCCGCCACGACGGCAACCGCGAATGATCACCTTTTCCGCACGCTCATGAAGCGGCGACATCAGCCCGCCATCAGCACAATTCCGGCTTTTCCCGATCATCCTCTTTACATCAAGGCCCTTGCATCAAGCCTGCGCGCGCACCTCGCGACCCTTTCCTACGAACCGGAGCGCATTGTGATCTCGTTTCACGGTATGCCGCAAAAATGCATCGCGCAGGGTGATCCTTATGCCGCGCATTGTGAACGCACGGCACACGCCTTGCGGGCGGAGATGGGCGCGGCGGCGGATTTCATGCCCATGACGTTTCAATCGCGCTTCGGGCCGATGGCGTGGCTTCAACCTTATACAGCGCCGTACGTTGAGGCCCTTGCACGACAGAATGTGCGCCGAATCACCGTCATCACTCCCGGCTTTCTTGCGGATTGCCTGGAGACGCTTGACGAAATCGGCAATGAACTCCGCCATCAATTTCTTCAGGCCGGAGGGCAGGATTTCAGCGTGGTGCCATGTCTCAATGCGGATGAAGAGGCGATATCCCTCATCACTTCCCTAGCCCGACCGGCGATTGAAAGCTTCTCAAACTGATCGGGGCCGACGCTGAAACTTATCCGCAAGGCGGAACTGGACGCCTTTATTTTCGCTGGCAACAAATCTGATCTCAGCACGACGAACGGGCGGGCGAACGGCACGAACGGATAAAAAAGGAGCCGGGTTATTTCGATAAAACTGGGTATCGGCATCACGACCTATAACCGCTCGGAACGCATGAAACAAACAGTGGCGGCCGTGCGCCGACACACGCAGGCGGAGCACCATCTGGTCGTTGTGGATGACGGCTCCATTGACGAGACCGCCGCAACATTGCGCGCACTTGATTGCGATTTCATCCTTGGTGGCCATCGCGGCATCGCCTGGAACAAAAATCGTGCGCTCTATTACCTGAAAGTCATGCAATCCTGTCACGTCATCATCCTGCTGGAAGATGATACTTTCCCGACAGCGGATGGTTGGGAAACTTCATGGATTGAGGCGGGCCGGAAGCTGGGACACGCAAATATCTACCTTCCGGACGTTTCGGGGGAGAAAATCATCTGCGGCGCGGGCACAGGCGCGGACCCTTTTGTCGCGACGAATGTTTCCGGGCAATGCGCCGTATTCCATCAACAGGCGCTCGATCATGTCGGCTACATGGACTCACGCTTTACGGGTTACGGATATGAACATGTTGAGCACACGCATCGCATGATCGAAACCGGATTTGGCGGCCTTATCAAAGATGAGGGTGAGGCACGTCTTCACTGCTCCTTCCTCATCCAATCTCCGCTTGAAGTGACGGAGCAGCGTACCGAACTGCCGGAGGAGGAAATCGCCCGAAGTGGCAGGATCTGGGCTCAGATCCGACATGACCCGCTTTTTCGCGTCGCGTGGCGGAATGATGCCGAACGCGCCGTGTTCCTCGCAGAGATGTACGCCGCCCGCGATTATCAGCGTGCAGAGACCGCCATCCCCTTCTGGCATCGCTGGGTGATCGGGACAGATCAGGAATTTCTCCTGCGATATGATGAAGCAGCGCTGATGATTGAGACATCTGAGGAACCGCCGGAAAACCCTGTCATCGCATTCTGCGACGGGCGGCGCCTCCATTTTATGCTCAAATCGGCGGAGGGGCTGGTATTTCTCGTGCCGTCCCTGGAGGGCGATCTGAATTTTACGCCGCAATCGACACCAACGCCCGGCGTGGAGCTGACAATTGGCCGCGGGCATCGCCGCGCCGTGACAATATGGCGCGAAGGTCTTCCGCTCACTTATCAGGAGGGTGACGGCGCCCGGCTTGTCATGGCCACCGGGCAAGAGGATCACGGCGCTTTCATATTTCTGCGTTATGACCACATAGCCCCGAAAGCGACGTCGTGACGGGCGATTTGCTTTAATCTCCCCGTGCTTCCCCGCGTGCATAAATATCGTCGAGGCGGATAATGTCATCTTCCTCCAGATAAAGGCCGGTCTGCACCTCAATCACAATCAAGGGTTCTGCGCCGAGATTTTCCAATCGGTGGGGCGTGCCAACGGGGATATAGATGCTTTCATTCGCTGAAATTGTCAGGATATCAGCGTCACGCGTCACGGTCGCCGTTCCGCTGACAACCACCCAGTGCTCCGCACGATGCTGATGCTTCTGGAGTGACAGTTTTCCGCGCGGATGCACGACGATCTGCTTGACCTGAAACGCCTCCCCTCTCGCAAGAGACGTATAATGCCCCCAGGGGCGATAGATCTTCCTGTGCGATGTGGCGGCGCGATGGCCCAGGGATTCGAGCTTTTTAACAATCTTCCGGACTTCCTGCCCCTGGCCCCGCCTTGTCACCATCACCGCGTCCTCTGTGGCGACAACCATCGTATCCTCCATCCCGGCAAGGGCGATCAGAGGGCCATCCGTCTGGACAAGGCAATCGCGGGAGTTGTCAAGGATGACGTCGCCGCGCGTGGCGTTGCCCGCCGCGTCCTTATCTTGCGCTTCCCAGACAGCGTCCCAACTCCCAATATCCGACCAGCCGAAATGGCTTTTGACAACGGCGGCACATTCCGTTTTCTCCGCAATGGCATAATCGACGGAAATCGAGGGGCAGCGCGCGAATGCTTCGGCATCCAGACGCTCAAAATCAAGGTCGCGCGTGCGGCCCCGCACCGCAGATTCCGTCGCCGCCCCGATGGCCGGGGCGTGGCGCTGAATTTCCCGGATGAATGTGGCCGCGCTCGTGACAAACATGCCGGAATTCCAGAGTACGTGACCGGTGCGGATCAACGCCTCTGCCGCGTCGCGGGTCGGTTTTTCGATAAAGCGCCGCACGTGAAAAACGGCGCCATTTTTTTCAGAAGCGTGTATCGAAAGGGGTGTGCCCGTCTCAATGTATCCGTAACCTGTCTCCGGATGCTCCGGCGTGATACCGAATGTGGCGATATAGCCTTGCCGCGCCGCTTTAACGGCCAGGTCGAGGCTTTCTTTCAGGGCTTTCTCATCACGGATCAGGGCATCGGCGGCCATCACCCACATGATGGTGTTCGGATCTTCTTCCGCAAGGAGGAAAGCGGCGGCGGCAATGGCCGGGCCGGAATTGCGCGCCTTCGGCTCAAGCACAATGCGCGATGACGTGATGCCGATCTGACGCATCTGTTCCGCCACGATGAAGCGATGTTCGGCATTGCAGATGATCAATGGCGCGGCGTCACGCACCGCCCGCCCGCGCAGGACGGTTTGCTGTATCAGGGTTTGCTGCGAGATGAGGGGCCAGAATTGCTTCGGGAAAGTTTGTCGGGAAACAGGCCATAAACGTGTCCCGGAACCGCCGGAGAGTACAACAGGTATGATCTTCTGAGACATTTATTTCGCTGATGACCTCCGAGCAGGACTGACCATCCGTGATTTGACACGGTTCAACGGGCGGACGTCAATATCCCCGGAAACTCAACGTGGCAGGCACCGTGCCGGCTATCCGGCCTCAGGGCTCATAGAGCATTGGCACCACGGCGACGATCAGCAGCAGACCCATGGCAATATTGAA
This genomic stretch from Candidatus Kirkpatrickella diaphorinae harbors:
- a CDS encoding mannose-1-phosphate guanylyltransferase/mannose-6-phosphate isomerase, whose product is MSQKIIPVVLSGGSGTRLWPVSRQTFPKQFWPLISQQTLIQQTVLRGRAVRDAAPLIICNAEHRFIVAEQMRQIGITSSRIVLEPKARNSGPAIAAAAFLLAEEDPNTIMWVMAADALIRDEKALKESLDLAVKAARQGYIATFGITPEHPETGYGYIETGTPLSIHASEKNGAVFHVRRFIEKPTRDAAEALIRTGHVLWNSGMFVTSAATFIREIQRHAPAIGAATESAVRGRTRDLDFERLDAEAFARCPSISVDYAIAEKTECAAVVKSHFGWSDIGSWDAVWEAQDKDAAGNATRGDVILDNSRDCLVQTDGPLIALAGMEDTMVVATEDAVMVTRRGQGQEVRKIVKKLESLGHRAATSHRKIYRPWGHYTSLARGEAFQVKQIVVHPRGKLSLQKHQHRAEHWVVVSGTATVTRDADILTISANESIYIPVGTPHRLENLGAEPLIVIEVQTGLYLEEDDIIRLDDIYARGEARGD